A window from Primulina huaijiensis isolate GDHJ02 chromosome 13, ASM1229523v2, whole genome shotgun sequence encodes these proteins:
- the LOC140991176 gene encoding uncharacterized protein: MSLRQGDMTVTEFIRKFERGCHFVPLIANDARAKLMHFLVGLRPILRRDVRVSDPTSYEVAVSKALAAEQDQRDIERDRLGKRPVQVPHRPPPQQHQQQNKRSFHGQPRNRGQQQQQRGRPAPRTFEHPVCPKCSRRHPGACMFGSGKCYKCGSPDHLFLQCPQRNLPTQGRVFALHATETNPETMLMTGRIFISGSATKALIDSGATHSFISEVFANFLKVKTVGLDVAYSVVLPSSDEMAATNVIRDIDLELHGNLVYADLIVLPMPEFDIILGMDWLLRNRVLIDFQRRSVLVRPPWMTQFLFETDMYFPLPRIILYVKARKLMHRG, translated from the exons atgagcctgagacagggagatatgactgttacggagttcatccgtaagtttgaaaggggttgtcattttgtgcctctgatcgcgaatgatgctagagccaagttgatgcatttcttggtgggtctacggccgatcttgcgccgtgatgttagggtgtctgaccctacttcttatgaggtcgctgtctccaaagccctagccgcagagcaggatcagcgtgatattgagagagatcgcttggggaagcgaccagtccaggtaccacaccgccctcctcctcagcagcatcagcagcagaacaaaAGGTCTTTTCACGGGCAGCCTAGAAACAGaggtcagcagcagcagcagcggggacgcccagccccgaggacttttgagcacccagtttgccctaagtgctcacgtcgccatcctggagcatgtatgtttggctcaggaaagtgttataagtgtggtagtccggaccacttatttctgcagtgccctcagagaaatctgcctacccaaggcagagttttcgctctccatgctacggagacgaacccagaaaccatgcttatgacTG ggagaatttttatatctggttccgctacgaaggccttgatagattcaggggccactcactcatttatttcggaggtctttgctaatttcctcaaggtcaagaccgttgggctagatgtagcctattcagtagtattgccttctAGTGATGAGATGGCAGCTAcaaatgtgatccgagacatagatcttgagctccatggcaaccttgtttatgcggatctgattgttttgccgatgccagagttcgacatcatattaggcatggattggctattgcggaacagagtgttgatagacttccagcggagatctgttctagtccgaccgccttggatgacacagttcttatttgagacAGACATGTACTTTCCCTTACCACGCATTATTCTTTATGtcaaggctaggaagctcatgcatagagg gtag